Proteins from a single region of Macrobrachium nipponense isolate FS-2020 chromosome 11, ASM1510439v2, whole genome shotgun sequence:
- the LOC135212000 gene encoding elongation factor Ts, mitochondrial-like: MHNNDLTKAEEWLHAEAQAQGWAKASKLSGRVTTQGLVGVHIDGPVGALLEINCETDFVARNEQFKAIVAQAAKECALNAAICQQDTLKKVSSF, from the exons ATGCATAATAATGATTTAACTAAA GCTGAGGAGTGGCTGCATGCAGAAGCTCAGGCACAAGGATGGGCCAAAGCTTCTAAATTATCTGGTCGGGTTACTACACAAGGGCTTGTGGGAGTTCACATTGATGGTCCAGTTGGTGCTCTGTTAGAAATAAACTGTGAAACAGATTTTGTTGCACGTAATGAACAGTTCAAGGCAATAGTAGCCCAGGCAGCAAAGGAATGTGCTCTGAATGCTGCTATATGTCAGCAGGATACTTTAAAAAAAGTAAGTTCGTTTTAG